A segment of the Elaeis guineensis isolate ETL-2024a chromosome 6, EG11, whole genome shotgun sequence genome:
TCTTGAGGGAGAAATATACCACCAATACCCGATACACCTTTTGATGGTgaacaaagattggaagagagAAATGATTGGTTGGACTTTGGTTAGAACGCAAATGACGACGAAGCTGATGCTAAAATGAAAAGAGTTCGGGATGACAGAATAAAAAGATGCATTGAAAAATTGGAAGAGTTTTATAACGAAGGGATGAATGGGCAAATTTAAGTTTAGCCTGAAATGCTTCCTTGTATAGTCCAATCCGATCAGGAGGATCACTGACCCATCCACTAGGCTCCGAAAGTTATAACTCAAATGAAGGAGGAATCCCGTATTGAGTCCAAATTAGACTTAGGTCCTCTAAGTCAAACACAAACTTAATAGTATCAAGCATAGAAGGCCTTCTGATCTCATGCCCGACACCTGATCTTACAGAGTCTCCTTCTGAAGAAGAAGATCCAGAAGACTAATCCCCATTGGAACTCTCAGAACCAGCCATGGGAGGATgaaggaggagatgaagaggaaaTTGAGAGGACATGAAATGATAGAAGAATTACAGAAGTGGTAGAGGAGCAAGAAAACCCACCTGTGACTACACAGGAGATGAGGACGATTGATCGAAGGTCATCGACAACCTGAGAAGGCCAAAAGGGGCAACCGTGGGAGAATTTCTCAAAATACACGAAGGAGGCTTTGGAGGCCTAActggaggaagaagaaaaaggaagatttGAAAGCATGAGAAGGAAAAGACAGAATAGGGATATGGTCCCTATTTACAGGCGTAAGGGGGTGGCTCGATGTGGATACTGAATAGCCCCTGGCCATCAGATGACCGACATCTGGCATATTCCCATTGGCTTGCAGGAGCTGTCAGTCGGCTCATTAAAGAGTATCACGTCCGGAACAATGCACGCCACTCTTTGAAACCCTTTTTCCCTATTCATTGATGTGACCCTTCACATCACTCAAGAATCGCTGATGCATCATTTCAATTGAAGGCATACGCCCTATATCTTCGGCAGCTTTAACTCGATGTTCTCCCTTCGTTCGAACCAACTTTAGTTCGAACTCGAGAGTAGGGGACATGTGTTGGGGGTAATGTATCATTCAAGCTAAAGACATAAGCAATCGGAAAGCCTTCTGACTTTGGACCTTACCGATCTAAGCTACAAGCTTCACCTTCTGACCGAACCTTCTTGAGTAGTGCAACCAAAAAGCCTCCTGACTTCGATCGTCGATCCCAACTACAATCGTTGATTCTAATCTCGATCGATAATCTCAACTACTAGCACTAGGGAGACATCCCTGCCAGCCATGCAATTGGCCAATCCAAAGTTATCCAGTCGAACTTAGTCTGATTCAAAGATCTTACATCACTTTTCAAGTTTGAATGACAACGGCACAACAGCTGTCTTCGAAATAGATAAGAAAGTAATAAGTACCGCATTCCAAAATTTTTAGCTCCAAATCTTACCATGCTGCATCCGAACCAGTTGGGATGGACCAAAAAAATTGCCCTTTAAAGAGCCTTCATCTCTATCTTAAATAGAGGCCTCAAAGGGATCCTCAAAGTACGTATATTCTCTCTCCTGTATGCTCTTTTTTATCTATTCCAGAgatctgacttgagtgtcggaggatttCTGTCAGAACCAACTCCGATCgaaacttattttgtaggtctcACTATACTCATGGTTCTTGCTCGACTCCAACCACCCCTATCAGGGTCAGAAATCTGCCACaacaatttttttatgatgttcTTGATTCTAATCCAAACTTTGGAATTGTTTGGTTGATGGAAATAAAAAGAGGAAATGTGTggtcaagaaaaaaataaagaaacccCTCTTGTTTGGCTGGAGTTCTTCAAGGAGTAATTAAAAAGTGATATTCTCatggaaataaatttttcaattttcatGAGAAAATTTTCTCAGGGAAGAAAATCAGGATCTTTTATTCGAAAGTGCCCTTCAAGTCATGAATAGaatgcaatataatttttttctttataaatatatatataataaatattttatataattttttttaaaatagatgCTCAACTAAACACGAAGCACTCCACAATATGCCAATTTCTTATGATCAATCGAGCATGTAAAAACACAGCCTTGCTTCATCTTTCATTGTTACATTCTCTCTTATCAACTTATCATTTATCTTCGGATCTCTGCTTGCAATATGTACAAATGATCCTTCCTATCAACAATTACTGCATAGAATCATGTTGCTATGTGGTGGCTTATATCGGTATTTTCTGGAGGTCAAGATGTGTACTCATACAAATACATGGTTGGTTCCATGTGGCTCCATTTGTATACTTGGCTTAAGCTGCTTACAGATCCTTTCTTTCAATTTCTGATGCAGCCTATGTTCCTGCTATTGTCGACTGACTTTTACTTTCTACACACTTATCTTGTTTTCGATTTCGGGTTCCTTTTGTATACTGCTGGCCCAAACATTTGTCTAGGGCCTGCAATTTTGATTGCTTCCATAACATAACTCTTTATATTCCTTGATGCTTGCCTTATTACAGCTTGCTgtgttatcaaaaaaaatcaagcaTATGAAAATCATTTTTCTAAGCATCGTATTCttaaaaattagttttttataaaaaatattttaataaaaaaattttctttctacGAACCAAACGAACCCTTTGAGTAAGAGATAGTTGATAGGAGGGAAGATAATTGGTtaaatttatctctaaaatattttcctAAAATAGTTGATGCTTAAGAATCAACTAAAAAGCTAGTAGGAGTATGCAGAAGCAAAATATTTTCCTAATCTAGATCAAGAAAAATGTCGAGTAATTGAGAGACAACTCAGGATGCACGCTATAGCCTCAAATACGGACAAAACAAGACCCCTCCTACCTTGAAAGAGAATTAAGATTTTCCTATAATACAACAAATACTAAAatagtattttatgattttataaattataaatataagaaaataggtagtatttttaatcaaatcttgttgTGAATTAAAGACAGGATGACTATTTGTTTTGCATTCTAAGGAACAGAGAACTGTGACTGGATACTGCTAAGTCATGGTTTCGAGAATAATTGGTAGAATTTGTTCAAACTGCCTCCTTATTGtaggatataaaaaatttaggttGTGTTTAATCcaaagaaagaaataatataaTAGTCATTGAACTATTGGTGCATTTCTCTGGTAACATCTACcctttatataattaaaaattcatAGAGCTCAGCAGGTTATGTCACACTTCGCGGCCTCGCCGGCCATCAGTGCAATGGGAGTCCGAAGTTGGACGGACCAAAGAGTCTAGATAGTCCAGTACATGCTGGGACTCGTGCCAAAAACTTGCAAGGTATATTCAATTATCTTTTCTTATATATTAATCAATTGTTTAATCTATATGCTAGCCTTTTACTAACATGAAATCAAGATTATAGATACATCCAAAGGCTCGCGTGGTCACAAATTTGGCATTTGGGAATAATTCGGCTAGAGGTAATGATTCAGAATCTAGAAGAAATCCAACAAATTCTTCAAAAACTCTCGGAGAATATAATTGTAAAAATgacatttataaaatatttataattttttaattaaaaataattacaaatgagatcaaaataaaaataaaaaaatgatagtaAAAAAATTGCCATTACGTCAATATACGGTATCATTAATTtgcagcatatatttttaaagttaatCATGAATAAGTCatgataaatcataaaatttgTATAATTCAAGGATAATTAAATAAATCTGGGTTGATTTTTTTGGAAGAATAATTTTAGATAATCCTTCGACAAAGAGAAAAGAACTATAATTATGTTAAGAACTTTTCCAAAATTTGGAGAATATTGTGATTATGCAGAGGAGCACAGAGCAATGAGATATAATTTTTGCTGTTCATTTTAAGTGCTATTATGAGCCTATTTGGATGAATAGGCTACAAATTGTATCAGATTCATGAATTATACAAGCACAACTAATTAGGTAATAGGATTATAAGATGGACTGACCTATATTCATAAATACGTAGGAATGGCTTTGAAttatataagaagaaaaaaaaagacctCAGCaaatctttttctcttcacatggGATTCTAGCTGGCCCACTCCATGTTTTTTTTCTATAGGACTTGGGCTGGCCCACTGTAAATCATTCATGCCTACTTATGGATATAGGTCTGGCCTAGCATACAATCCTATTATCTAATCGATTGCACTAGCTTAGTCCACGAATCCAATTGAATGTTTAGTCCATTCATCCAAATAGATCCTATATAATATCTTGAAAATCCACAAACTAGATTTCCTAATGAGAAAGGACCTAAGTAAAATATTCTTTTTATCAACAGCATGGTTCCAATAGTGGAGCTGCACATGGCTTAGGTGGGTATTACCTTCATCAGGCTGAGGCTAAAAGCGAAGAGACTAGTGATTGAGAGAGACTCCACCATAGTAGTAGCCTAGTTACATAGGCAACCAATGTTAGGGGTGGTTAGACATGGGCACTGGGCCTAGCCGCCTATTACACGGCCCAGCTCGGCATAAATTAGGTTGTGCTTAGCACAGCCTACTTGCTACAGTAACGAGCCATACCAGACATGGCACATATAAGGGGGCCGAGCTGGACTGAGGGTTTTGCAGCCCGTGCCCTAAATCTAGCACAGCCCATAAGGGTCTGGGCTGGCATGACCTGCAGGCCAGACAAGGTCCGATCCGTGTGTCAGCTCAGTCCTCTTAAGTAGTCTCCTATAAATAGTCCCCTCCTCTTCCATTCTTACCAAATCAATTCATCATTTTCTATCACAGCCACTCTAATTCTCTCCACTAttatttcttttatttaattACTAAAGTTCTTAAcaatccattatttttttttaatttttagttatattttttatattagtcaTGATATCTTCTAATAAATGGTAATACTCCTAAATTCATACGATGTTCAGAAGATGAAATCAATTCTAATGAAATTAAAATTCAGCGAGAGGATGCATCAACACAGAATTTTAAGTGAGTAAGGCCATACAATTATAAAGAAGGTTTTCTTCagaatgaaattttagaaaatcttGTCCCAAAAAAGCGTGCTCCTACCAGAAGAAGAGGAATTTCAGGCAAACGATACTAACCTCCTAGTTATGGTTCTCGTGTGAAACAAGATTCTCATCATGTTTCTAAATCATTTGATCCTCTTAATAATTCTAAGAAATAGAGTTTTTCTCGTACTTTTAAGTTTAAAGAAATTCATCATTCAttgtttttttttcaatttttttttattttttaattttaatatgtattaatattatgaatatttatagattgaagaTGTAATTTTCTCATTTTATATCTCCAATCTCTCATGtacttttattatttaatattttttttattttttattttaaattttttttaaaaaaaagtctgTTAGGTCTATTAGGCATGTAGGCCTAACAGGCCAATAGGCCATGCCTAGCACGGCCTGCCATCTCTGAGCCTAGGGCCGTGCCAGGCTAGGGGTTTTGTTTAAACAGGACGTACCAAGCACGGCCCATATAGTTTTGTTTCAACAAGCCGAGCCAAGCATGGCCCATTTACTATATGGGCCATGTCTAGCACGACTCGTTAAACCTTCTGCTCAATGGGCTTGGGCTGTATCGTGCCAAACACGGCTCATTTTCCATCTCTACCAGTGGTGCAtccttttatttatgatattcaATGCACGACGGAGAGCTGCTCTTTCACTGAGATTCATTATGTATACCGTAAGGCCAATAGTTCTACTGATTGGATGGCCTCTTATGTGGCAAAACATATCAGAAAGACTATGTAGACTGATGTTGGTGATAGAAAATAAGATAGGcagtatgtgtagattttaaacttTTGAAAACATGCAGCAAAAAATAAATtgagttaaatcctttaaccccacatgcaagatactatatctaaacctacccaagcccagaagaaagcacatataattaatttgaaatttaagaaaaatatgagatcatatctcattacctttgcgcAAGTAAAAATTCACCACTtcagatgatctcggattcgtagaagatggagctgcacacgtgtctggcctctacaggtatccgtcgggatcaatctcgaactttttttctcgtagaagattcttcttctcaagaaaaatCTTGGCTTTgaggactttgatcaactcttttgatcttaactgagagatcaattccttgatctgcagcctttttcttcttctcctcgatccttgatctctaagtcactagaactccttctaggcatgtggaagagagaacacccaatttttgggcatggaaaggaagaatatgagagagagaaggcgtggagatggagagaaagaatgttttcttgatgaaaaatcaatactaagaaatcctagagacctccctttaaatagacataagccctgacacatattaggaactctgtcatcttaaaaagatagatccttatctcataagaatcctctatcttttaaatataatttatgtcaaataaaatcagatataaaaaataattaatcagccTTTTTAAGCATATACAATAGCCATCCATGCAATACATATCAGGTGGttaggatgccaactcttggcgccccacaaagggatctccagccataagagatggggcatggaccccaccctctctccttcacgccatgacacataagagggggtgggcccctctaggatatggcgctcaataatttttaaaacaaaaaaattacGCCATCCATTCTTtaatctattccacatgcatacttagagataattaggagatatgaaagagataatgttaggataattatgccaactaattgacttaattaaatcctcttggacttataattaagagtctaattaaatccaaatgaatttaggttaggttcaagactatggacttgatcaaatcaaagtctcgagaagaattaggtttaaccatgtgctagcatgattctcataaatctaatagagtttcaaataaaccttaacccaattggaacttcataagtccaattggtaaattcgagattaaatttcttaatgcgtgaccccatagattttattctatctgatagtgagatatattgtgatctctatcacaatatcatcgaagctctttttgatggattgaaatattttcaattctacccttcgagggccatcgatcatcaagatgacgcccaatgagtctcacaatccaccagtgacacctagcagtatgtagtagcaacccagtagaatgaaaatacGAACTCttagatgcagttatcgtatgatttagtccttctatcgtgagttccgacttgagggaggtaatggagaactcgtcaaaccccatcgtcaatcTTATGTaagattagctcgactcgagtttatttgtgaatcccatgaaaatttttttatagtattcatacttgctttgatcaaagactttctgaactcaatcttgtaaatcacataggactgctctttttctatcaagatcgataaattttatctaggtacatcctacttcaaacagcgaacctgaacctactgaagccaacatgcacagcaaggatccgaatggctagggaccaaaagaacgtgcagtcaaacttagtagcctcgctgcgaatagccaatattaccgcaggtcaaaggaccattcataccactgtagcatcgagaagaccactgacgagtgagtagacatccatatggttctcatattggtcacgctcagtgtaagttgttctctaataaccacttgcaccttcaccccagtgtctctacactgtagatccaagactcatctgcccacaagggaggtgaaccgtgcaccgatctcaaatagattaagcactgtcctccatgatgatcccttgatcgggagcatttagaaattaaccactaattaatgtatgtctcaaattcttaattttttaagaatatataaaaaatatttttattaatttttaggataaatcatggacacataagcatatttgaaaaaaaaagtcctttatttataatgaaaatattacaagtacaaatttaGACCCTggaaatacataatgtgtcagccaacaattgacttctaggacacaaatccaaTAGTTGGAAGTCTTTATTTGGCcttcaaaactatttttttttctgaccTTTTTTAATGTATTCATACTATACTTATATGAACAATCTGAGttaccctaaaaaaaaaaaaaactcattttcATGACAATTAACCTAGCTGAGATGGAGAGGAATAGATAAAGtggtttatttttctttcatcattatttttacaaataattttttgcaATCTTCTTTAAAATTCTTACTCTTTTGCTGCATGAGATGGAACTACTTCTTATAATGATTGTTACATGGATATTTGAGTAATATTTTGTTTTGCTATGCCTTATTCTTATCAAAACTTTAGTATACTCTTCCAAGAGAACTTTTGCCCTTAAGCTTAGATAGCTGTAATTGAAGAGCATGGTAGCATTAACCACTCGGATACTCCCTACAAAGAGCTTCCGTTATGATAATAGGGgccttttttatttcttttcatatATTGAAGATTTGGAATGTTAGATCATacaaaatatctttattttttcaatataattttttattaaaaaataaaattttcactcgaactTTAAGATTGAAAATAGGTCAAGCTGGACCAAGCGACACCACTACTTGAGCCTATCCCAAATCCTTTTTTGGGGATTTGGTCTGGGCTTAGGCCCAAAAAATTTTCGAAAACATACTCCTAGGCTCGATCGGAACTTGATTGGCCCATCCAAATTTGTGCAGTAGACTGCAATCCATTAAATCACATATTTATTTAGAATCACATCCAACTATTATGTCTTAAGAAGATTCTATAAAGACTTAAAAACATCATTATTCAATGGTTATGAGCCcaaagatttaaaaaaagaatGTCGAAGGTTTTGAGACTTATTTGTATCTGAATTTGGGCTCCAATTTGGATCTTATTCGGGCTTGAACTTGGACCGGGCTGGGGTTGGGCCAGTCAATGGTTTCTCGAACCCATTCCCAAAAACAAATATGCTCTATATTTATCTCCAAATCCAATCTGAAATCTTTCGAATCTGGCCATAGTCTGATCCAAAATCGGCTTGGCCTGTTGGGCCTTGGGCCAGCTCGAGTCCATCCCTAACCCTACCAACATCTGGCAAGCTGAGGGATATGAACATTTAGGATACTCCAATTATTTAAGTTTGTTATATCCCAAGATATCAACGGAAGGGATATAGCCTGGGAACAACGGATAATATTGTGTTCACCATCAGCGAATATTTTTCTTGTAAACCGTTTATATTGGAACATATCGGTAACGGCGATCCGTTGCtgatatcacatatataaatagGCGACTGCCACGAAGCTGGTCCAAGGCGGTGGACTCACCCTCGTGTAGGCCTCGCGGCGGCACGCGTTATTTCTTTTCTGTTTCCTTTCCCGGAAACGAAGCGGGGTCCACCTCTAGAAGACCGGGGAGGGTCGTAAGCTACAGCCTCCTCTGACAGCCACGTTTCacacaaagaaaaaagaaaattacGACTAAGAAACTCTTCAAAACACCCTCCATAAATTGAACGGCTAGGATATACGTACTGCCGGATGGTTCGTGCGAAGTCCATCGAATGGACGGGTAATGATGGTAATAAGTTTTAATTTCGGGAACGAATGTTTTTGTCTCTATTGTGGGTATCATTAATAGAAAGAGTTCCGCCGGAGTAGCAGAACTTAATTCCATTTATACAAAAGCAAAGCCTCCCCTGGAACCTTTGGTTTCAGGACTCCCTCGGTCTTGCCCTCCCACACCCGCcccccaaataaaatatatatatataaattccgtataatttcttttcttttggtcGAAGCTCGGAATCAATGGCGACGTCTGGAAATAATATCAAAAACGCTAAATTGGTAATTTTTTTCTTAACATCTGAGCCTTGGATTTGTATTTCTATTGGCAATTTGATGTTCTGGTTTTGTATCGAATTAAGGATCCCTTCCATCTCTAGCTTTCTTGTGTTtgatctgaaaaattatttttttaccttTTGTGGGGAGCGATTTTGCTGTTGCTTATTTTCTCGAATTAAATTTCATATTCTTCAGCAGATTCATCAGATTGGTTCGCTCCTTCGAGGTCTAATTCCGCTGTTTTGGTTTgaatttctttcaatttttaattACTTTTGGTTTGTTTTTTTGCAGAAGTTTTCGGCAGATTTTCTTTGTCTGGTATTTAAGTTTAAACAAATGAATTGCAGTTGTAGGTTATGGTTGACGGGTTATGGATTTAGGTCTTAATTGTATTATCTTCTTGTAACTATTGTTTCTTTTTGTTGGGTTCTGAGGTTCTATTTCACGTGGTTAGATTTTAGTTCAAAATTTTCCATCAAAAAGAAGTTTTTGGTTCAAATTTATAATTGGATATTGGTTTTGTTTGTTCTGATAATATCGATATTTATTCTGCTTTAGCTCCTATTATTATTTTCCCCATGTACTATTTTGTTCTTCTTGGGATTTCTACGTTTATTATTCATTGATGCAAAAGGTTTGTTTTTTTTAGCATGTTCTTCATTTTAAACTCGTCAAGCTTTCTGTATTAGATTTGTGATAATGATACTGATTTGTTACATCAGGTTCTTCTTGGAGATGTGGGAACTGGGAAGTCTAGTTTGGTTTTACGTTTCGTGAAAGGACAGTTTGTTGAATTCCAGGTTGGTTTATATAGAAATTTTGAGAGGAGTTTTAGTTTTGATATGGTAAATTTTGTTCTTAGTTTTGGTGTTTGGATACTGTAGGAATCAACAATTGGTGCAGCGTTCTTCTCACAGACATTGGCAGTGAATGATCAAACAGTGAAATTTGAGATCTGGGATACTGCAGGACAGGAGAGATATCATAGTTTGGCTCCTATGTATTACAGAGGAGCTGCAGCTGCTAtaattgtatatgatataacgaATTCGGTTAGCAAATCTTGATATGACTCTGTCAGAGCTATTTTATGATGAAGTTTTATCTATTCTATCATCCTGATGATAACTGTTATAAATGCATTTTTCCTTGTACCCTTAGGACTGAGTTTAATTGTCATTTCTTTAatgtaagaaaaaataaaacaaaatataagCAAAAGGATTTATAAGGTAAAAACCCATTCAAACACTAGTATATGTGAatatatcaaagaaaaaaaaagcctgGTTAAAGAAGGATCAAATAATTCCTTGGGTTTAAATTCCTTAAAGAATGCTTGAAAGTTTTGAGTTATATTTGACTTTTGCTAAAGACACATGATGACTTAGTGTTTGAGATGTCAACATCCTAAGATTCTCAAATATAAAGTCAGCTTTCCATTTCTTAAACATTCTATATCGAGGTGGTAAAAAAAGGGTGCAGTGTAACAAGAAAAGAAATACATGCCACAAGATATTGGTGAAGAATTCAGCACAAAACCATGGATCCatccatcatcaaaaaaaatcatacagGTTGGTCCAAACATTTTATGAATCTTAGGAAGTGAACTTTTCAAGGCATGATCTTTATCTGAATGAGGATCGGGTTCAATTGGAACTTGTCATGGGCGAAATTTCTTTTTTTgatgtttattttttctttttatgtgcCATGAAGAGTCTCTTTTTGATGTTAGTCTCCAACTAAATGCTTAGGACAAGAAATGACCAAATGCTCCTTAGTGTTTTCCTTGCTTTGAAGTGCTGATGTTACAAGAAAATACACCACAAGATCTTTACAGATGGACATGTGACATGGGGCTTATGCAAGGCAAGCATAAGGAAATAAGTAATTTAAGTTATGCTTAGGATAGGTAATGTGCAAATGCTTTTGAGTTTCTTGGTTTTAACGTGATGATAATCTAAGAAAATGGACCATGAAATCTGTGCACATGGATATGTGACACAAGAATTAAGAAAGGCAAGAATTGAGGAATTATGTAGTAGGGATCCCATATCCATTTTTAGGAAGGGAAAAAAGACTTAATATAATGTTTATGGAATAGGAACTTCTTTTAGAAGTGGGGTAGTTTATATGTGTTTTAAAGATTCCCAAAATTTTTGTTGCAGGCTACATTCACGCGAGCAAAGAAATGGGTTCAAGAACTTCAAGCCCAAGGTAGaacctttatttttttattgaggtGGCTAATTCTTTTAGAATTCTGATAGTATTATCTGATATGTTGTCACCAATAAGATCTATCCAATATCCTTTAGTGCTACTTTTTTTCATCTATGATGAAGCTGCTCTAGAAGGATCCTCAATTgcacctccctccctccctcactccctctctctctctctctctctcgtgggGTGTGTGTGGGTGGGTGGGTGTTTATACTCCATTATATGTTTACATGTGCATGTGTTTTTCCGGAGGGGTGTGCTTTGCTCCGTTGGATATTAATTTTCTTCCTTTACTGAAGATCTTTCAAATGCTTTccttgaaaaattcaaaactGTATTTTTGATCAAAGGACTGCTTGTTTGGTTGCTGAAAATAAAAGGATGTACTATTTGTGATGTGGCTATTAGGTGCAATATTTGGGACCTCTGGAGAGATGCCAGTGTACTATGAGActtattttattgatttttaCTTCCTAGGATGGTCACAATCAATTGCAATATGTTGACTCCAGAGTTATTAATGATTATTTATATTGTTTCAGGTAACCCAAGCACAATAATGGCTCTTGCTGGAAACAAAGCTGATTTATTAGAAGCCAGGCAGGTGTCTGCAGAGGCAAGTCCTAatctttttgtcttttttttctgGTACATAATCTTTTTGTCTTTTAA
Coding sequences within it:
- the LOC105046742 gene encoding ras-related protein Rab5A produces the protein MATSGNNIKNAKLVLLGDVGTGKSSLVLRFVKGQFVEFQESTIGAAFFSQTLAVNDQTVKFEIWDTAGQERYHSLAPMYYRGAAAAIIVYDITNSATFTRAKKWVQELQAQGNPSTIMALAGNKADLLEARQVSAEATQTYAQENGLFFMETSAKTATNVNDIFYEIAKRLLQSQPLQNPQGMILTDRPAARSVNTTSCCS